In Trichoplusia ni isolate ovarian cell line Hi5 unplaced genomic scaffold, tn1 tig00004255, whole genome shotgun sequence, the genomic window GGTAGGGGAGCGAGGGGCTTGTTGTAACAGGGGCAAGTAGTAACATGCCCTTTTCACTAGGATCTTGTACGCTATTAACGTATTTCTTTGACTCGATTTAACCTATAAACCGCGCCGCATCATGTTGCCATAGCCAAAATCCCGCCGGCCAGCGCAGTGAGCGGAAGTGTGCACGTGCTTCGTTTCTGCCaggtaatataaaattgtactGTCGTAAAATTTCGGTTTGCGTATTTAATATcgactaattttaaattttctatatcttatttccattcaaatttatctATCTCTGATAATGTGTAACAGTTTTTATGATtgctaaattgtttaaatagttATCTTGATAAATGTTGAAAATCATACCATAGGGTTAGTTGTAACAAAATCCCGGGGCTTGTTGTAACGTGTTACAACATGCCCCAAGTTATGATGTAGATAcctacttttttcttttgttttagaatgaGAGTGTATAAAAGAAAGTCAGAGCGGGCAACACAAAGCCAAGAAGTGTACGAGTTAGCGGCAGCTGAagttttagaaaacaaatgCAGTATTCGGAAAGCTAGTCAGACTTTCCGATTATGTCACGTCTCTCTTTATAGatacataaagaaaaagaagaataatgaaagattaagagtTGGTTATGTTAAGCCTAGACAAGTATTTACTGCAGAAGAGGAAGATAAGATAGCTTCGTACCTACTCAAGTGCGCCGATATATATTTTGGACTACTTCCTATAGAAGTAAGGAAACTAGCTCACCAATGCGGTGTGCAGCTTAGTGCTAAAAACATTCCTCCTTCTTGGCATCAAAATAACATGGCTGGTACTGACTGGTTCCAAAATTTTATGCGCAGAAATTCACATTTATCAAAGGtaaatcaacaaataataaaaccggaGTGGGCAGAgctaaaaaaaagattttatgttcAGATTCAGAATCTGAAGCAGAAGAATGGTATTGTCTGGTATGTGGTGAAGCTTACACAGATACAAATAAAGAAGATTGGATAGAGTGTATCATTTGTAAGATGTGGGCACATGTAGGATGTGTTACAGGAGACATTATATcttttattagtattaattgTAACTCAGATGAAgactgaatttaattataatgaaacccACCAAATGTTGATTCTTACATAAGTATAATACTTTGTTAAATAGCTGTTAAGAAAAGATAATTACGAAGCATAccttagatataaataatttaattatttactgtaaTTCAAAAGTGCCATGATGATTATAAGTAGtgtttaactaaataaaactgttaattacttaatttttaagtgttgattactaaaaaaatgtatttgagtTGATTTTTGATAAGAATTACGTAATACTTACTTTAGAAAgatgtcaattaaaaaaaaaaaagaatatatgaTTAGAGGTAttatggttgttttttttttgtcgttacTACTTGCCCCGGTAGACGTTACAACTTGCCCCAAGCACGAGGTAAGTTGTAACACCGCACTTCTTCtagaaaataattgattgtaaaataatgaCCAATAgttatagtattatttttacttgatttGGTAGAGGAAGAGTTACAgtattcatccatttttatttagtagaaaTTTAATCAATAGATCTCAagatatattagttttaatgaaaactgttACAAAAAGCCCCTCGCTCCCCTACCAtataagtcacatgcaaaaagacagaATGCATAAAatccgcggggatcgaaaccgcgacacctCATGTGATCTTTActtctcggctatccgtgcagttaaaaTCACAACATAAAAAGTTGAAGTACttacagttatttttgtcaACACATTGTTGGGCCGATAATCACCATGAACCAAACATCGTTGAGTTTTCTTATCTTCATAATAGTTTAGAtactttttttcaatatttacggAATAATTTTCTACTCTTTCCTTCAAATTTTCATCGACAAATTTTATCgttgttttaagaatattttggaCAAATCCATCCCAATCTTTGCCAGGTTTGAAAGGAGATTTCATGGTCCGAATTCGTTTTTCGAAATATTCTGGACGCTtctctttcaaaataaatgaaaacgcATGGAATTTAGCCAGCTCCTGGATTGCCTTTTCAGCGAACTGTAAAGAGACGACATCCATCCTATCTGGtgttataaaaccttttcttgATAAATTATCCATTAATATCAAATCTTTTTCACTTTCATCGTAGCTTTTGACAGTCCAGTACTTCTTGTTTAAGGGTACGCGAGCCTCTTCTTGCAGTTCATGAAAAATCTTCGAAAGTTCTTTATAGAAGAACAATTCTGTCATATAAGCATTtggtattgaaataattttcatttcgtCGCCTGTGTTCATTTTTTTCACGAAGATGTTTAGAACTTTGTCGCCATCTTTCGTTTTTCCTTGAACATCGATCTCGGAGAGTTCTCCGAGGTAGTTCCCTCCGTTTGTTGATATGCATTTCTTATCAATTTTGTATTGGATGAACCCTTccttttctataattttattgattaaatgaTCCATCTTTGAGTAAGCATCGTTTTCGGAACACATCTTTTTGTTGCACGCATAGTTTTCTCGCTTTATTTCGACTTGCATATTGGTTATTGATGTGATCTCCCATACACGTTGTTTGCGAATATAGTGTGGTTGCAATTCTAcagtaaattatatataaacCGATTGTCACAGCAGCGTAAAGGTCTCTTAACAAtggcataaataaaaaatattagagtattactataatttaatgaaCTCTTCCTTATAAACTAATGTTTAGTTAATTGTGGGAACTATTAGACATAAAGGACTCAGATGTCTTCTGTCTAAACCCCAGCCTTATTAATATTCCTTCTTTGCATTTTGTGTAGCCGCCATTAACCATTCTGACTACTGATAAAAATGGGAACTTTACAATCTAACCCTTGTTTAGAATTAAGTTCATGTTTAGAGTTAAATGGGCAAATCttgataaatgaaataaaacattgccAGCTATTTGTATTACTTACCTTAAATTTTCGCATTTTCTTAAGTAATCTCCCCAATTTACAGGGGAGAGTTAAACTTGTTTTGACAGTTTCGTTGATAAGCTATATCagcaatgtttgtttttttttattcgtatttaggtaagtttttttaCGTCAAACACTGGAAATGAAACCGGTCAAATTCGAGTTGGATTCGACATTAATCAACTCGATCGTCATTGAAAAATTGTCGcccaccaacaaatttatgaccataacaacatttgcttaaccttgatttagTATTAACGTCATAGTGGCACTAGAAATGCATcatctgtgataatttcaaTTGTGTAGCCATCActgttcataagatacagccagGTAACAACGGACAGACAACGTAGAATccgtaatagggttccgttttttttGAGTAGGTTAGTACCCCTAAACAAACCTGACCACAATAGCACTGCTGATAAACGGAAGGGAAAGGCAGTAAACATTGTTAGGATACCTTGGTTGAGCGGGTCCTGTTCAAAGACTCAAGCTATTGAATCGATCCATTGCAcaagtcaaaatcaaattatttgtttttaaaagaagttcgtacatttaaagttttcttataGAATATTATGAAAGACCATGCCCTTTGGATCCCagatattttgaactttaataagGAAAGGTATTGTACCTTGTTAAGTTACTTAAAAGGACAGAAActctgttaaataaaaaaataaacgcgaataaaaacaaatgtaaaatatagtactgaaataaatcagtagtttattactttaatgtgtgtttgtaaaaaaatattattttgtaaagattaagattttttacgtttttcaACCGCCTATAAAAGAGGAGAAGGTTTTTAATCCgtctgtatattatttttattttgtaattatatctCAGAACCGACAaggttgattattttttatttattatgaaataactgtcatttggcCAAAAATCACGATCACAATGTCATCACGATCACTCATTATGTATTTGAAGTAAcaggatttttttgtataacccGTTTGAGATaccactgctgagcaaaggcattctctttctttctctttctctGAAAAACCTTTTCATGTTTGCAATTGCTGGGCACGTGAGCCCCGTGTATTACTATGTATGACTGTATTATGACAAGATCACATGAAATATTAACATAgtttatattagtaatataaacGAGCCCTTACAATGATTTTCGTACCTCTGTTGTTATCTAAACAAGGAATAATTGTGTGTTTCGTATGTACATACGATGATAACGCATCATTACTCCCATTGTACTTCAATCAATGGAGTATTAACCACTGTTACATAGCCAAATATTAAATGTACACGTCGGTAATTCTTTGGGATCGTTATTTACATGTGATTGTGAAAGATAAGGTAATGAATAGACTGTTTGTCGTcaatgaagttattttatatcagttgctatgtttgtttatttgtttggttgAACGTCATCATACTTTTTAAACGACTACTGATCTAAAGAGTTTTATCGCAGGGCCAAACATTACATGTCACTCAGACGGAATAAGGATTCGTCGATCACATTAATACTTATTCTATATATAACTAATATATATGGTGATTGAACCCGTGTCACATTGTGCATTGATTTGGCGTCATTACCACTCGGTGAAACaacgaatttataatataacaactTACTATTAACATTTGTCTGAGTGTTCTTTGATTTTAAAGACCGCGACCCCTGAAATGTCAACTCCAGTGTTCTCAAAAAAGGCActccgcatcagctcatgattaaggactccgttcgggtctgaaactagtcgggctctCCCGATAAacgcgttagtaaaccgttacatcatttaatgaaGTTTTAGACTATTATATTGATTTCTAGTACAGTTTGTACCAATAGTATAGACAATCAAAATCTTAGTAAACAAGTATAGCAGCGTGGTTGACAGACTTGGTTCTAGTTTGATGCCTACAGTCTTGCCTTTTAATACACCGTTAGAGATCGATAAATATATTCTCAAGAACTGGGTCGAACCTACCTGCATACATAGTGACACTGAAATGCCAAACTAGACCGTATGGAGTTGATACAAGGGTGATTTTGGCTTGAAAGAGCATGATAGTTGGAATGTATATTCAGCAACAAAAATCTATGATCACTGTCACTATTAAAAGACTTCTAAatgttattatacataatttattgacaTTGGAACAAAAAAGGCCGCCTGAAAATTTACCCTATCATTTTTACTTCCAAAATTTTGCTCAAGATTCAATATTGTAAAGACGCCATAACTATTTTCGGCAGTCTGTGATCTATTTACTTTTCTGACCGTACCTGATTTCATAACATCGTATTTCTGAGCACGTAGCCGGCAGATAATCCTGGCTACTTGGCTATCCCAGCATTGTTTGAGAGGTGATCAATTGGATATTGTGCAAATGACAATATCGCTATTGTTAATTTACCATGGTTATTAATAGTTGAtgtataattatgatgataCACGGAATCACGTAGGTTTGTTGCCTTGTCCAAATAAATGACCTATTTTAGGTTAGTTATTATTAAGGTTCTCTTGTCTGCCCTTCTGTGCGTACGTCTGTCATGAGGCTTTATGTCATGAACCATGATAACTCGAtacttgaaattttcagaggTGATGTATTActgtgaaaaccgctgggtcccgttggatgcagctggcaacgaaccggtcgcgctggagaaattatggagaggcctatgtccaacagtggactgctataggctgagatgatgatga contains:
- the LOC113508257 gene encoding uncharacterized protein LOC113508257, whose product is MQVEIKRENYACNKKMCSENDAYSKMDHLINKIIEKEGFIQYKIDKKCISTNGGNYLGELSEIDVQGKTKDGDKVLNIFVKKMNTGDEMKIISIPNAYMTELFFYKELSKIFHELQEEARVPLNKKYWTVKSYDESEKDLILMDNLSRKGFITPDRMDVVSLQFAEKAIQELAKFHAFSFILKEKRPEYFEKRIRTMKSPFKPGKDWDGFVQNILKTTIKFVDENLKERVENYSVNIEKKYLNYYEDKKTQRCLVHGDYRPNNVLTKITVSTSTFYVVILTARIAEK